Proteins encoded by one window of Conger conger chromosome 1, fConCon1.1, whole genome shotgun sequence:
- the LOC133135780 gene encoding NPC intracellular cholesterol transporter 2-like, whose product MEFRVVFICLSLFVLTYAEPVKYHDCGSTEGKVSIVDIDPCPTQPCELKKGESYSVNVTFISDDESQKSTAVVHGVIAGLPIPFPIPVADGCKSGITCPIQKGTTYSYVNQLPVKAEYPSIRLVVKWELMDDLKRDLFCILFPVKITS is encoded by the exons ATGGAATTTCGTGTCGTCTtcatctgcctctccctcttcGTGCTCACCTATGCGGAACCTGTAAAGTACCACGATTGTG GGTCTACTGAGGGAAAGGTCTCCATTGTTGACATTGACCCATGTCCAACACAACCTTGTGAGCTCAAAAAAGGAGAGTCCTACTCCGTCAATGTGACTTTCATCAGCG ATGATGAAAGCCAGAAAAGTACCGCAGTGGTCCATGGTGTGATTGCTGGTCTACCTATACCTTTCCCTATCCCTGTTGCTGATGGCTGCAAGTCGGGGATTACCTGCCCCATTCAGAAGGGAACAACCTACAGCTATGTGAATCAGCTGCCAGTCAAGGCTGAATACCCTTCA atcCGGCTGGTTGTGAAGTGGGAACTGATGGATGATTTGAAGCGAGACCTATTCTGCATATTGTTCCCAGTCAAAATCACAAGCTAA
- the gskip gene encoding GSK3-beta interaction protein isoform X2 — MMEVDCNQGESTIAPFEEDCVELGDVKDMRLEAEAVVNDVLFAVAEMFVSQKLANALDVAYINVETREGNRYCLELTEAGLRVVGYAFDQVDDSLSTQYHETVYSLLDSLSPGYREAFGNALLQRLERLKQNGQ, encoded by the exons ATGATGGAAGTAGACTGCAACCAAGGTGAATCAACAATAGCCCCGTTTGAAGAAGACTGTGTCGAACTCGGAGACGTGAAGGATATGAGATTGGAAGCTGAAGCCGTGGTGAATGACGTCCTCTTTGCAGTGGCTGAAATGTTCGTTTCCCAGAAGTTGGCCAACGCCTTGGACGTGGCATACATAAACGTGGAGACGAGAGAGGGAAACCGCTATTGCTTAGAGCTTACTGAAGCGGGGCTGAGG GTGGTCGGCTACGCCTTTGACCAAGTGGACGACAGTTTGAGCACACAGTATCATGAGACTGTTTACTCCCTACTTGACTCTCTCAGTCCCGGCTACAGAGAGGCCTTTGGGAATGCCCTGCTGCAGCGACTGGAGAGGTTGAAACAAAACGGACAGTAG
- the gskip gene encoding GSK3-beta interaction protein isoform X1, with protein MRELFFFGPEASSHMSWKCSVDLSLGMMEVDCNQGESTIAPFEEDCVELGDVKDMRLEAEAVVNDVLFAVAEMFVSQKLANALDVAYINVETREGNRYCLELTEAGLRVVGYAFDQVDDSLSTQYHETVYSLLDSLSPGYREAFGNALLQRLERLKQNGQ; from the exons ATGCgcgaactttttttttttggtccggAAGCCTCTTCTCACATGAGCTGGAAGTGTAGTGTTGATTTATCTCTGGGG ATGATGGAAGTAGACTGCAACCAAGGTGAATCAACAATAGCCCCGTTTGAAGAAGACTGTGTCGAACTCGGAGACGTGAAGGATATGAGATTGGAAGCTGAAGCCGTGGTGAATGACGTCCTCTTTGCAGTGGCTGAAATGTTCGTTTCCCAGAAGTTGGCCAACGCCTTGGACGTGGCATACATAAACGTGGAGACGAGAGAGGGAAACCGCTATTGCTTAGAGCTTACTGAAGCGGGGCTGAGG GTGGTCGGCTACGCCTTTGACCAAGTGGACGACAGTTTGAGCACACAGTATCATGAGACTGTTTACTCCCTACTTGACTCTCTCAGTCCCGGCTACAGAGAGGCCTTTGGGAATGCCCTGCTGCAGCGACTGGAGAGGTTGAAACAAAACGGACAGTAG